From a region of the Streptomyces tirandamycinicus genome:
- a CDS encoding VOC family protein, whose protein sequence is MMHVLSSRVLLRPTDPERSRRFYEDVLGLQIYREFGTGPDRGTVYFLGGGFLEVSGRSDTPPGPGLALWLQVPDAKAAYGHVLSHGAAVERPPQREPWGLVEMWLTDPDGVRIAVVEVPEDHPLRHRP, encoded by the coding sequence ATGATGCACGTGCTGAGCAGCCGCGTCCTGCTGCGGCCGACCGATCCCGAGCGGTCCAGGCGGTTCTACGAGGACGTTCTGGGCCTGCAGATCTACCGCGAGTTCGGCACCGGGCCCGACCGTGGAACGGTCTACTTCCTCGGCGGCGGCTTCCTGGAGGTCTCCGGACGCTCCGACACCCCGCCGGGCCCCGGCCTGGCGCTGTGGCTCCAGGTGCCGGACGCCAAGGCGGCCTACGGCCATGTGCTGTCGCACGGGGCCGCGGTCGAGAGGCCGCCGCAGCGGGAGCCCTGGGGCCTGGTCGAGATGTGGCTGACCGACCCGGACGGGGTGCGGATCGCCGTGGTGGAGGTGCCCGAGGACCATCCGCTGCGCCACCGGCCCTGA
- a CDS encoding M56 family metallopeptidase gives MMVSLALLSLGALAAVVAPRLMSRADWPEREPVVALWVWQCVVAAVLLSFGLSMTISAAAAWQAVRGPVFAPAPSAVVEAYALGAGGPWSAVLAVVLACAGLWSGAMLTREIHRAHIRRRRRRAELLVRAPLLPGEDPGDDPVVVLEGERPDAWWLPGAAPQLVVTTAALRRLKGRQLDAVLAHEQGHARARHDWLLHCSAALANGFPQVPVFAAFRDEMHRLVELAADDVASRRFGRLTIALALVELNEHRGVFGPCPAPDAQLHHRVNRLLAPVPRLTAGRRLRLTAAAVLVPVVPLLVAFVPGLSALT, from the coding sequence ATGATGGTCTCCCTCGCGCTGCTGTCGCTCGGCGCACTGGCCGCCGTCGTCGCGCCGCGGCTGATGTCGCGGGCCGACTGGCCGGAGCGCGAGCCGGTGGTGGCCCTGTGGGTGTGGCAGTGCGTGGTCGCGGCGGTGCTGCTGAGCTTCGGACTCTCCATGACCATCAGTGCGGCCGCCGCCTGGCAGGCGGTGCGGGGCCCCGTCTTCGCACCGGCGCCGAGCGCCGTCGTCGAGGCGTACGCGCTGGGTGCGGGCGGCCCGTGGTCCGCGGTGCTGGCCGTCGTCCTGGCGTGCGCGGGGCTGTGGAGCGGTGCGATGCTCACCCGGGAGATCCACCGGGCGCACATCCGGCGCCGGCGCCGCCGGGCGGAACTCCTCGTACGCGCCCCCCTGTTGCCCGGGGAGGACCCGGGTGACGATCCGGTGGTGGTGCTGGAGGGCGAGCGGCCCGACGCGTGGTGGCTGCCCGGAGCCGCGCCCCAGCTGGTCGTCACCACGGCCGCCCTCCGGCGCCTGAAAGGCCGTCAACTCGACGCGGTGCTCGCCCATGAGCAGGGCCACGCCAGGGCGCGCCACGACTGGCTGCTGCACTGCTCGGCGGCGCTCGCCAACGGCTTTCCCCAGGTCCCGGTGTTCGCCGCGTTCCGCGACGAGATGCACCGGCTGGTCGAGCTCGCCGCCGACGACGTCGCCTCGCGCCGGTTCGGCCGGCTCACGATCGCCCTCGCGCTGGTCGAGCTGAACGAGCACCGCGGAGTGTTCGGTCCCTGCCCTGCCCCCGACGCCCAGCTCCACCACCGCGTCAACCGGCTGCTGGCCCCGGTCCCCCGGCTCACCGCGGGCAGGCGGCTGCGGCTGACCGCTGCCGCGGTCCTGGTGCCCGTCGTACCGCTACTGGTGGCATTCGTGCCGGGTCTGAGCGCTTTGACGTAA
- a CDS encoding phosphatase PAP2 family protein: MRPPTPTPTPVPHHPAPEPQLPVPWARTASLTAVVAVLLLVTVSVGWAPLMSVDRSIATGLHESALADPGFTRANRVLSDWVWDPWTMRALVLCAVLVLLRRGESLLALWVAAASLLGSAVQQALKVLVGRQRPVWADPVDSAHYAAFPSGHAMTATVTCGLLLWLLTRTGAGPGLRRTAALLAVVSVLGVGFTRLYLGLHWFTDVLAGWLLGVCLVAAAAGSYERLALNRGP; this comes from the coding sequence ATGCGTCCCCCCACCCCCACCCCCACTCCCGTCCCGCACCACCCTGCCCCGGAGCCACAGCTTCCGGTCCCCTGGGCGCGTACCGCGTCGCTGACCGCCGTGGTCGCCGTGCTGCTGCTGGTGACGGTGTCCGTCGGCTGGGCACCCCTGATGTCGGTCGACCGCTCGATCGCGACCGGGCTGCACGAGTCCGCGCTGGCGGACCCGGGGTTCACCCGGGCGAACCGGGTCCTCAGCGACTGGGTGTGGGATCCCTGGACGATGCGCGCCCTGGTGCTCTGCGCGGTCCTCGTCCTGCTGCGGCGGGGCGAGAGCCTGCTGGCCCTGTGGGTCGCGGCGGCGAGCCTGCTGGGCTCGGCGGTGCAGCAGGCCCTCAAGGTCCTGGTGGGGCGGCAGCGCCCGGTCTGGGCGGACCCCGTGGACTCCGCCCACTACGCCGCATTCCCCTCCGGCCACGCGATGACGGCCACCGTCACCTGCGGGCTGCTCCTGTGGCTGCTGACGCGGACCGGGGCCGGGCCCGGGCTGCGGCGCACGGCGGCCCTGCTGGCGGTGGTCTCCGTGCTGGGCGTGGGCTTCACCAGGCTCTATCTGGGGCTGCACTGGTTCACGGACGTCCTGGCCGGGTGGCTGCTCGGGGTCTGCCTGGTGGCCGCGGCGGCCGGCTCCTACGAGCGGCTGGCGCTGAACCGGGGGCCGTGA
- a CDS encoding HAD family hydrolase: MAIKGVLFDFSGTLFRIESVTDWLRAALDETGVSVGKDAFERYARELDAAGALPGGSTPELIPEALAELWWTRDQDGRRHRDAYVGLARRVELPDPRLYDALYERHKAPSAWRPYPDAAEVLDGLRRLGTGVAVVSNIGWDPRPVFRAHGLDGYVDAYVLSYRHGVQKPDARLFRAGCEALGQEPRDVLMVGDDRRADGGAARLGCAVHFVDHLPVEERPEGLRPVLGLVGG; encoded by the coding sequence ATGGCGATCAAAGGCGTGCTCTTCGACTTCTCGGGAACGCTCTTCCGGATCGAGTCCGTGACGGACTGGCTGCGGGCCGCCCTCGACGAGACGGGGGTCTCCGTCGGGAAGGACGCGTTCGAGCGCTACGCGCGCGAGCTGGACGCGGCCGGGGCGCTGCCCGGCGGCTCCACGCCCGAGCTGATCCCGGAGGCGCTGGCCGAGCTGTGGTGGACGCGCGACCAGGACGGCCGGCGGCACCGGGACGCCTATGTGGGCCTCGCCCGCCGTGTGGAGCTGCCGGACCCCCGGCTCTACGACGCCCTCTACGAGCGGCACAAGGCCCCCTCCGCGTGGCGGCCGTACCCGGACGCGGCGGAGGTGCTCGACGGGCTGCGGCGGCTCGGCACCGGCGTCGCGGTGGTCAGCAACATCGGCTGGGACCCGCGGCCGGTGTTCCGGGCGCACGGGCTGGACGGGTACGTGGACGCGTACGTGCTCTCCTACCGCCACGGGGTGCAGAAGCCGGACGCGCGGCTGTTCCGGGCGGGCTGCGAGGCGCTGGGGCAGGAGCCGCGGGACGTCCTGATGGTCGGCGACGACCGGCGCGCGGACGGCGGGGCGGCGCGGCTGGGCTGCGCGGTGCACTTCGTGGATCATCTGCCGGTCGAGGAGCGTCCCGAGGGGCTTCGTCCGGTGCTCGGACTCGTGGGTGGGTGA
- a CDS encoding TetR/AcrR family transcriptional regulator — translation MSPRSASVNEELRRRSRERLLQATVDLVGERGYEATTLGDIADRAGSARGLVSYYFPGKRQLFQSAVHRLMHRTLEDALEREPRTADGRERLARAVDAILGLAVDRPVLMRAHMAGILQAEGFVQCPEQQRLAFLLRDTMERYGSPDPDADYPLLRALLMGAVFAVALPGAPMPRTRLRAELFQRYGLDWELGSPPGGEPAGGTSQQGPDRSVGRPADGAAR, via the coding sequence ATGTCCCCGCGGAGCGCATCGGTCAATGAAGAGCTCCGTCGGCGTTCCCGCGAGCGGCTGCTCCAGGCGACGGTGGACCTCGTCGGGGAGCGCGGCTACGAGGCGACGACGCTGGGGGACATCGCCGACCGGGCCGGCTCGGCCCGCGGTCTGGTCTCGTACTACTTCCCCGGCAAGCGCCAGCTGTTCCAGTCGGCCGTGCACCGGCTGATGCACCGCACTCTGGAGGACGCGCTGGAGCGTGAGCCCCGCACCGCCGACGGGCGGGAGCGGCTGGCCCGGGCCGTCGACGCGATCCTGGGCCTCGCGGTGGACCGTCCGGTGCTGATGCGCGCGCACATGGCGGGCATCCTGCAGGCCGAGGGCTTCGTCCAGTGCCCGGAGCAGCAGCGCCTCGCGTTCCTGCTGCGCGACACCATGGAACGGTACGGTTCCCCGGACCCGGACGCCGACTACCCCCTGCTGCGCGCGCTGCTGATGGGCGCGGTCTTCGCGGTGGCGCTGCCCGGCGCGCCGATGCCGCGCACCCGGCTGCGTGCGGAGCTGTTCCAGCGGTACGGACTGGACTGGGAACTCGGTTCCCCTCCGGGCGGCGAACCGGCCGGAGGGACCTCGCAGCAGGGTCCGGACCGGTCGGTCGGCCGGCCGGCCGACGGAGCGGCCCGGTAG
- a CDS encoding LVIVD repeat-containing protein produces the protein MTPLHTTSVRRRRLGVAAAAAGLLATLLTAGPAAATPDPGDAPAERKVSSEQAAAAEALTKSGGIPAVDEVVHSDNIRHLANVPKDALPGTNSDLAFQGRYAFAGNYDGFRIFDIRNPRDPKTVAQVLCPGAQNDISVSGDLLFLSTDSSRSDDSCASTSQPATEKSSWEGIKVFDISDKRNPKYVAAVETACGSHTHTLVPERRNVYVYVSSYSPNAMFPDCQPPHDGISVVKVPRNAPEKAAVVGFPVLFPGEGPDGGGNPGGPTNPGVSKTTGCHDITVLPSKDLAAGACMGDGILFDIRDPERPRVIDQVQDNVNFAFWHSATFNQDARKVVFTDELGGGGGATCNPETGPNRGADGIYDIVGKGDKRKLVFRGYFKIDRHQAPTENCVAHNGSLIPVKGRDIMVQAWYQGGVSVWDFTDSTKPREIAYFERGPLSTDAARTGGSWSAYYYNGHIYSNDITKGFDVLKLDDRRTDAAKRVRMHELNVQTQPDYFDRFDD, from the coding sequence GTGACCCCGTTGCACACCACCAGCGTGCGGCGCAGACGCCTGGGCGTGGCGGCAGCCGCGGCAGGGCTGCTGGCCACACTTCTGACGGCCGGACCCGCGGCCGCCACACCCGACCCCGGAGACGCCCCGGCCGAGAGGAAGGTCTCGTCCGAACAGGCGGCGGCCGCCGAGGCCTTGACGAAGAGCGGCGGGATACCCGCTGTGGACGAGGTCGTCCACAGCGACAACATCCGCCACCTCGCCAACGTCCCGAAGGACGCGCTCCCGGGCACCAACTCCGACCTCGCCTTCCAGGGAAGGTACGCGTTCGCCGGCAACTACGACGGCTTCCGCATCTTCGACATCCGCAACCCGCGCGACCCCAAGACCGTCGCCCAGGTCCTGTGCCCCGGCGCCCAGAACGACATCTCGGTCTCCGGGGACCTGCTCTTCCTCTCCACCGACTCTTCCCGCAGCGACGACTCCTGCGCCAGCACCAGCCAGCCGGCCACGGAGAAGTCCTCGTGGGAGGGCATCAAGGTCTTCGACATCAGCGACAAGCGCAACCCGAAGTACGTCGCGGCCGTCGAGACCGCCTGCGGCTCGCACACCCACACCCTGGTGCCCGAGCGGCGCAACGTGTACGTGTACGTGTCGTCGTACTCGCCGAACGCGATGTTCCCCGACTGCCAGCCGCCGCACGACGGAATCTCCGTCGTCAAGGTGCCGCGGAACGCCCCGGAGAAGGCCGCGGTCGTCGGCTTCCCGGTGCTGTTCCCGGGTGAGGGCCCGGACGGCGGCGGCAATCCCGGCGGACCCACGAACCCGGGCGTCTCCAAGACGACCGGCTGCCACGACATCACCGTGCTGCCGTCCAAGGACCTCGCGGCCGGGGCGTGCATGGGCGACGGCATCCTGTTCGACATCCGCGACCCCGAGCGCCCGAGGGTCATCGACCAGGTCCAGGACAACGTCAACTTCGCGTTCTGGCACTCCGCGACGTTCAACCAGGACGCCCGCAAGGTCGTCTTCACCGACGAACTCGGCGGCGGCGGGGGCGCCACCTGCAACCCGGAGACGGGCCCGAACCGGGGAGCCGACGGCATCTACGACATCGTCGGGAAGGGCGACAAGCGCAAGCTGGTCTTCCGCGGCTACTTCAAGATCGACCGGCACCAGGCCCCCACCGAGAACTGCGTGGCGCACAACGGCTCGCTGATCCCGGTGAAGGGCCGCGACATCATGGTCCAGGCCTGGTACCAGGGCGGCGTGTCGGTGTGGGACTTCACGGACTCCACCAAGCCCAGGGAGATCGCCTACTTCGAGCGCGGCCCGCTCTCCACCGACGCCGCGAGGACGGGCGGCTCCTGGTCGGCGTACTACTACAACGGCCACATCTACTCCAACGACATCACCAAGGGCTTCGACGTGCTGAAGCTCGACGACCGTCGTACCGACGCGGCCAAGCGCGTCCGGATGCACGAGCTCAACGTGCAGACCCAGCCGGACTACTTCGACCGCTTCGACGACTGA
- a CDS encoding DUF305 domain-containing protein — protein MPTSTDGNRDAVKVVTAVVVAVLALGACESGSGSGSGQPKADGDRGAAVVAPGKPGEPARTLSPEEAAKELPDDSPNAADVGYVQMMIVHHQQALEMTALVPDRAAGTPVKRLADRIRAAQQPEIGAMRGWLKRHGKGEATGGHGSHDHGAMPGMATDEQLARLRAAEGRAFDELFLELMITHHQGALTMGATVLSEGNNVQVGEMANDVIAQQTAEISRMRTM, from the coding sequence ATGCCCACATCAACAGATGGCAACAGAGACGCGGTGAAAGTCGTCACGGCCGTCGTGGTGGCCGTACTCGCCCTGGGAGCCTGCGAGTCGGGGTCCGGGTCCGGGTCCGGCCAGCCGAAAGCCGACGGGGACCGCGGTGCCGCGGTCGTGGCCCCCGGGAAGCCGGGCGAACCCGCCAGGACGCTCTCGCCCGAGGAGGCCGCGAAGGAACTGCCGGACGACAGCCCGAACGCGGCGGACGTCGGGTACGTCCAGATGATGATCGTCCATCACCAACAGGCCCTGGAGATGACGGCCCTCGTACCGGACCGGGCCGCCGGCACCCCGGTGAAACGCCTCGCCGATCGCATCAGGGCCGCGCAGCAGCCGGAGATCGGGGCGATGCGGGGCTGGCTGAAGAGGCACGGCAAGGGCGAAGCGACGGGCGGTCACGGGAGCCATGACCACGGCGCGATGCCCGGCATGGCGACCGACGAGCAGTTGGCGCGGCTGCGTGCCGCCGAGGGCAGGGCCTTCGACGAGCTGTTCCTCGAGTTGATGATCACTCACCACCAGGGCGCGCTGACGATGGGGGCCACCGTGCTGTCCGAGGGGAACAACGTCCAGGTGGGGGAAATGGCCAATGACGTGATCGCCCAGCAGACGGCCGAGATCAGCCGTATGCGCACCATGTGA
- a CDS encoding FAD-dependent oxidoreductase: MLRVAVVGSGPSGVYTAQALVRQSLVPDVRVDVLDRLPCPYGLVRYGVAPDHEKIKSLQNTLRAVLEDDRIRFVGHVEVGAHGLTPAGLLRLYHAVVYCVGAAKDRRLGVPGEDLPGSHSATDFVSWYSAHPDAAGSGFALGARSAVVIGVGNVAVDVTRILARGAAELRPTDVPHDALGALAGSRVRQVHMVGRRGPSQAKFTTKELRELGSLPDASVHVDPADLTLDPGFADASALPAVNRRNLDVVRGWAAAGEDAPGARARSIRLRFFLRPVELLAEDGRVAAVRFERTVPDGAGGLRGTGAYEEIEAQLVLRAVGYRGVPLDGLPFDPARGTVPHEAGRVLRDGAPSAGEYVAGWIKRGPTGVIGTNRPCAKETVASVLEDAPALSARPLPDEPLDVLRDTGLRPVEWPGWLAIEEAERALGRSLGRRSVKIADWEGLLSAAGVGMAPQLPAA, from the coding sequence GTGCTTCGAGTCGCCGTCGTCGGATCCGGGCCGAGCGGGGTCTACACCGCTCAGGCCCTCGTCCGGCAGTCCCTCGTGCCGGACGTCCGGGTGGACGTCCTGGACCGGCTTCCGTGCCCCTACGGGCTGGTTCGGTACGGGGTCGCACCCGACCACGAGAAGATCAAATCCCTGCAGAACACCCTGCGGGCGGTCCTGGAGGACGACCGGATCCGTTTCGTCGGCCATGTCGAGGTGGGCGCGCACGGCCTGACGCCGGCGGGCCTGCTGCGGCTCTACCACGCGGTCGTCTACTGCGTCGGGGCCGCGAAGGACCGCAGGCTGGGGGTGCCCGGCGAGGATCTGCCGGGGAGCCACTCGGCCACCGACTTCGTGTCCTGGTACAGCGCCCACCCGGACGCAGCGGGCAGCGGGTTCGCCCTCGGCGCCCGGTCGGCGGTGGTCATCGGAGTGGGCAATGTCGCCGTCGACGTCACCCGGATCCTGGCGCGCGGCGCCGCGGAGCTGCGGCCGACCGACGTACCGCACGACGCGCTCGGCGCCCTGGCCGGCAGCCGGGTGCGCCAGGTGCACATGGTGGGCAGACGCGGCCCGTCCCAGGCGAAGTTCACCACGAAGGAACTGCGGGAGCTGGGCTCGCTGCCGGACGCCTCCGTCCACGTCGATCCGGCCGACCTCACCCTGGACCCGGGGTTCGCCGACGCGTCGGCGCTGCCGGCGGTCAACCGGCGCAACCTCGACGTGGTGCGCGGCTGGGCGGCGGCCGGCGAGGACGCCCCGGGCGCGCGGGCTCGAAGCATCCGGCTTCGCTTCTTCCTGCGCCCGGTGGAGCTGCTCGCGGAGGACGGTCGGGTCGCCGCGGTGCGGTTCGAGCGGACGGTGCCGGACGGCGCGGGCGGGCTGCGCGGTACCGGCGCGTACGAGGAGATCGAGGCCCAGCTGGTACTGCGAGCGGTCGGCTATCGCGGAGTGCCCCTGGACGGGCTTCCGTTCGACCCCGCGCGGGGCACGGTGCCGCACGAGGCCGGCCGGGTGCTGCGGGACGGTGCGCCGTCCGCGGGCGAGTACGTCGCGGGCTGGATCAAGCGCGGCCCCACCGGGGTGATCGGCACCAACCGGCCCTGCGCCAAGGAGACGGTGGCGTCGGTCCTCGAGGACGCACCCGCGCTGTCGGCGCGCCCGCTGCCGGACGAACCACTGGACGTGCTCAGGGATACGGGGCTGCGCCCGGTGGAGTGGCCCGGCTGGCTGGCGATCGAGGAGGCCGAGCGCGCGCTCGGCCGGTCGCTGGGCCGCCGCTCGGTGAAGATCGCCGACTGGGAGGGGCTGCTGAGCGCGGCCGGTGTCGGTATGGCTCCGCAGCTTCCCGCGGCATAG
- a CDS encoding ArsR/SmtB family transcription factor produces the protein MTTAASPRELAHPARDEIRLAGVLHALSDPVRLRVVSELAAADAELSCSYFDLPVTKSTSTHHFRVLRESGVIRQVYRGTAKMNGVRRDDLDALYPGLLDGVLTAAAAEAARHGTD, from the coding sequence GTGACCACCGCCGCAAGCCCCCGCGAACTCGCCCACCCCGCGCGTGACGAGATCCGGCTCGCGGGTGTGCTGCACGCGCTCTCCGACCCGGTGCGACTGCGGGTGGTGAGCGAACTGGCCGCCGCCGACGCCGAGCTGTCCTGCTCGTACTTCGATCTGCCCGTGACCAAGTCCACGTCGACGCACCACTTCCGGGTGCTGCGGGAGAGCGGGGTGATCCGGCAGGTCTACCGGGGCACGGCGAAGATGAACGGGGTGCGCCGCGACGATCTGGACGCGCTGTACCCCGGCCTCCTCGACGGCGTCCTGACCGCCGCCGCCGCCGAGGCGGCCCGCCACGGCACCGACTGA
- a CDS encoding organic hydroperoxide resistance protein encodes MNALYTAVATANGRDGRAVSSDGRLDLPLAAPAALGGSGEGTNPEQLFAAGYASCFASALGLVGRRAKVDTGDISVTAEVGIGKDEDGGFGLAVVLRVELPESLEGGTGAQLVEQAHQVCPYSRATRGNIPVELVVE; translated from the coding sequence ATGAACGCGCTGTACACCGCCGTCGCCACCGCGAACGGCCGCGACGGACGCGCCGTCAGCTCCGACGGCCGGCTGGACCTGCCGCTCGCCGCCCCCGCCGCCCTGGGCGGCAGCGGCGAGGGCACCAACCCGGAGCAGCTCTTCGCGGCCGGGTACGCGTCCTGCTTCGCGAGCGCGCTCGGGCTCGTCGGCCGCCGGGCGAAGGTCGACACCGGGGACATATCGGTGACCGCCGAGGTGGGTATCGGCAAGGACGAGGACGGCGGATTCGGGCTGGCCGTGGTCCTGCGGGTCGAGCTGCCCGAGTCGCTCGAGGGTGGCACCGGCGCGCAGCTGGTGGAGCAGGCGCACCAGGTCTGCCCGTACTCCAGGGCCACCCGCGGCAACATCCCCGTCGAGCTGGTCGTCGAGTAG
- a CDS encoding MarR family winged helix-turn-helix transcriptional regulator, protein MKTTPGDPTRTTPGAAPDEALRLDRQICFSLHAASRAFNGVYRAILKDLGLTYPQYLVMLVLWEHGELPVKTIGARLRLDSGTLSPLLKRLEAVGLVERRRSTADERSVTVRPTAEGAALREQAGLVPRRIAAATGLSLEEIGDLQERLSALTAKLDAADLDLGPLDGCAG, encoded by the coding sequence ATGAAGACGACACCCGGCGACCCCACGAGGACGACACCCGGCGCCGCACCGGACGAGGCCCTCCGCCTCGACCGCCAGATCTGCTTCTCGCTGCACGCGGCCTCGCGGGCCTTCAACGGCGTGTACCGCGCGATCCTGAAGGACCTCGGCCTCACCTACCCCCAGTACCTGGTGATGCTGGTGCTCTGGGAGCACGGCGAGCTGCCGGTGAAGACGATCGGCGCCCGCCTCCGGCTGGACTCCGGCACCCTGTCCCCCCTGCTCAAGCGCCTGGAGGCGGTCGGCCTCGTGGAGCGCCGGCGCAGCACCGCGGACGAGCGGTCGGTCACCGTGCGCCCGACGGCCGAGGGCGCCGCCCTGCGGGAGCAGGCCGGCCTGGTGCCGCGCAGGATCGCCGCGGCCACCGGACTCTCCCTGGAGGAGATCGGCGACCTGCAGGAGCGCCTGTCGGCGCTGACCGCCAAGCTCGACGCCGCCGACCTGGACCTCGGCCCGCTCGACGGCTGCGCGGGCTGA
- a CDS encoding NADH:flavin oxidoreductase/NADH oxidase has product MSALFEPYTLRSVTIPNRVWMAPMCQYSAEATGPDAGVPTDWHFAHYAARAAGGTGLILVEATAVVPEGRISPHDLGIWNDTQAGAFRRITRFLKDQGTVPGIQIAHAGRKASTDRPWTGGEPVGPDAHGWQPVAPSPVPFDEGHPVPDELTADQIAELPGRFADAARRALDAGFEVVEVHGAHGYLIGEFLSPHSNHRTDAYGGSFENRTRFALEVVDAVRAVWPQELPLFFRISATDWLEENGWTADDTVRFAALLREHGVDLLDVSSGGNAAGVRIPAGPGYQVPFAARVRNETELPVAAVGLITDPAQAEKVLANGEADAVLLGRELLRSPSWARRAAGELGGTVRIPEQYHRSV; this is encoded by the coding sequence GTGAGCGCACTGTTCGAGCCGTACACCCTGCGGTCCGTGACGATCCCGAACCGCGTGTGGATGGCCCCGATGTGCCAGTACAGCGCCGAGGCCACGGGGCCGGACGCGGGCGTCCCCACCGACTGGCACTTCGCCCACTACGCCGCACGCGCCGCCGGCGGCACCGGACTCATCCTGGTCGAGGCGACCGCGGTCGTCCCCGAGGGCCGGATCAGCCCGCACGACCTCGGCATCTGGAACGACACCCAGGCCGGCGCCTTCCGCAGGATCACCCGCTTCCTCAAGGACCAGGGCACCGTCCCCGGCATCCAGATCGCCCACGCCGGCCGCAAGGCCAGCACGGACCGGCCCTGGACCGGCGGCGAGCCGGTGGGTCCCGACGCCCACGGCTGGCAGCCGGTCGCGCCGAGCCCGGTCCCGTTCGACGAGGGGCACCCGGTACCCGACGAGCTGACCGCCGATCAGATCGCCGAACTGCCCGGCCGGTTCGCCGACGCCGCACGGCGGGCGCTGGACGCGGGCTTCGAGGTCGTGGAGGTGCACGGCGCGCACGGCTATCTGATCGGCGAGTTCCTCTCGCCGCACAGCAACCACCGCACCGACGCCTACGGCGGCTCGTTCGAGAACCGCACCCGGTTCGCGCTGGAGGTCGTCGACGCCGTACGCGCGGTGTGGCCGCAGGAGCTTCCGCTGTTCTTCCGGATCTCCGCCACCGACTGGCTCGAGGAGAACGGCTGGACCGCCGACGACACCGTGCGCTTCGCCGCGCTGCTGCGGGAACACGGCGTGGACCTGCTCGACGTCTCCTCCGGCGGCAACGCGGCGGGGGTGCGCATCCCGGCGGGCCCGGGCTACCAGGTGCCGTTCGCCGCCCGGGTGAGGAACGAGACGGAGCTGCCGGTGGCGGCGGTCGGCCTGATCACCGACCCGGCGCAGGCCGAGAAGGTCCTCGCCAACGGCGAGGCCGACGCCGTGCTGCTCGGCCGGGAACTGCTGCGCAGCCCCTCGTGGGCCCGCCGTGCCGCCGGGGAGCTCGGCGGGACGGTCCGGATCCCGGAGCAGTACCACCGCTCGGTCTGA
- a CDS encoding WD40/YVTN/BNR-like repeat-containing protein — translation MTDVLLAVGTRKGLFLGHRRDGRWELDGPHFNAQAVYSVGIDTRHGAVPRLLVGGDSAHWGPSVFHSDDLGATWTEPAAPAVKFPKDTGASLERVWQLHPAGPAAPGVVYAGTEPAALFRSEDAGETFELVRPLWEHPTRAKWVPGGGGEAVHTVVTDHRDPHRVTVAVSAAGVFRTLDGGAAWSPSNDGVSAVFLPDPNPEFGQCVHKIAQDAGDPDRLYLQNHWGVYRSDDGGATWTDIGEGLPSDFGFAVVAHPHRPGVAYVFPINADADRVPAGRRCRVYRTADAGATWEPLSRGLPEGDHYGTVLRDAMCTDGADPAGIYFGNRNGELYASADDGDSWRQLASHLPDVLCVRAAAVG, via the coding sequence ATGACCGACGTACTGCTGGCAGTAGGCACGCGCAAAGGGCTCTTCCTGGGGCACCGCAGAGACGGCCGATGGGAGCTGGACGGCCCCCACTTCAACGCCCAGGCCGTGTACTCGGTCGGGATCGACACCCGCCACGGTGCCGTGCCGCGGCTGCTGGTCGGCGGGGACAGCGCGCACTGGGGCCCGTCGGTGTTCCACTCCGACGACCTGGGAGCCACCTGGACGGAACCGGCCGCGCCCGCGGTGAAGTTCCCCAAGGACACCGGGGCCTCCCTGGAGCGGGTGTGGCAGCTCCACCCGGCGGGTCCCGCGGCCCCCGGCGTGGTCTACGCGGGGACGGAGCCGGCGGCGCTGTTCCGCTCGGAGGACGCCGGGGAGACGTTCGAGCTCGTCCGGCCGCTCTGGGAGCACCCCACCCGCGCGAAGTGGGTGCCGGGCGGCGGCGGAGAGGCCGTGCACACGGTGGTCACCGACCACCGGGACCCCCACCGGGTGACCGTCGCGGTCTCCGCGGCGGGGGTGTTCCGCACCCTGGACGGAGGCGCCGCCTGGAGCCCGTCCAACGACGGGGTGTCGGCGGTCTTCCTGCCCGACCCGAACCCGGAGTTCGGCCAGTGCGTCCACAAGATCGCCCAGGACGCCGGCGACCCCGACCGGCTCTACCTCCAGAACCACTGGGGGGTGTACCGGAGCGACGACGGGGGCGCCACCTGGACGGACATCGGCGAGGGCCTGCCGTCCGACTTCGGCTTCGCCGTCGTCGCCCATCCGCACCGCCCCGGCGTCGCCTACGTCTTCCCCATCAACGCGGACGCCGACCGCGTCCCGGCGGGGCGCCGCTGCCGGGTGTACCGGACGGCCGACGCGGGCGCCACCTGGGAGCCGCTGTCACGGGGGCTGCCGGAGGGCGACCACTACGGCACGGTGCTGCGCGACGCGATGTGCACGGACGGCGCCGACCCCGCCGGGATCTACTTCGGCAACCGCAACGGCGAGCTCTACGCGAGCGCGGACGACGGCGACAGCTGGCGGCAGCTCGCCTCCCACCTGCCGGATGTGCTCTGTGTCCGGGCCGCCGCGGTCGGTTGA